The following coding sequences are from one Salvelinus namaycush isolate Seneca chromosome 23, SaNama_1.0, whole genome shotgun sequence window:
- the LOC120018867 gene encoding beta-crystallin A1-2, whose translation MALTTPNPVGPWKITVYDQENFQGKRMEFTASCQNIMECGVDNIRSLKVECGAWVGYEHSSFSGQQFVLERGEYPRWESWSGSNAYHIERLMSFRPVCSANHKESKIVVFERENFIGKQWEMNDDYPSLQAMGWGNNEIGSMQVQSGAWVCYQFPGYRGYQYIMECDRHGGEYKHYREWGSHAQTFQVQSLRRIQQ comes from the exons ATGGCGCTGACTACTCCTAACCCAGTGGGACCATGGAAG ATCACTGTCTACGACCAGGAGAACTTCCAGGGAAAGCGTATGGAGTTCACTGCTTCCTGCCAGAACATCATGGAGTGTGGTGTGGACAACATCCGCTCCCTGAAGGTCGAGTGTGGAGC CTGGGTAGGGTACGAGCACTCCAGCTTCTCCGGGCAGCAGTTTGTGTTGGAGCGTGGAGAGTACCCTCGCTGGGAGTCCTGGAGCGGCAGCAACGCCTACCACATCGAAAGGTTGATGTCCTTCCGCCCAGTCTGCTCTGCT AACCATAAGGAGTCCAAGATTGTGGTGTTCGAAAGGGAGAACTTCATTGGCAAGCAGTGGGAGATGAACGATGACTACCCCTCCCTGCAGGCCATGGGCTGGGGCAACAACGAGATCGGATCCATGCAGGTCCAGAGTGGAGC CTGGGTGTGCTACCAGTTCCCCGGTTACCGTGGCTACCAGTACATCATGGAGTGCGACCGTCATGGCGGAGAGTACAAACACTACAGGGAGTGGGGCTCCCACGCTCAGACCTTCCAGGTCCAATCTCTGCGTCGCATCCAGCAGTAA